A single Vulpes vulpes isolate BD-2025 chromosome 16, VulVul3, whole genome shotgun sequence DNA region contains:
- the NEMP2 gene encoding nuclear envelope integral membrane protein 2 isoform X4 gives MRPRPGRWWLLLWLPPLSSLPAGAVRGEAAALSVARCKTLKEMDFIKTSDSDCYCYNRNSQMEWKYMWSTVRVKITSSGLFNIVYITEKYNCQYPETILSLIKCMIHNFWTPKMSNEITIIINPYGETMCFSVTPVRKIFMYTISVNRNLVDFQLCFVFVAGIFLFFYAKTLSQSPIFYYSSGTVLGVLMTLVFVLLLVKRLIPKYSTFWALMVGCSFASVYFVCRFTEDLKWLWDENRIYILGYVLIVGFLSFAVCYKHGPLVDERNVNLLMWTLRLLALLLIYCGVTVPQCAYAVMILILSSRSLCYPLKAFSYMRWRLRTWPRAERRAAGRLSEEEYGEQAAAETRRALEELRSACRQPGFPAWLLVSRLRAPGRFAEFVLGGSHLSPEEVSLHEEQYGFGGTFLEEQLFNPTTA, from the exons TTGCAAGGTGTAAAACCCTGAAGGAAATGGATTTTATTAAGACTTCCGACTCAGACTGTTACTGCTACAATCGAAATTCCCAAATGGAGTGGAAATACATGTGGTCGACTGTGCGG GTGAAAATTACCAGTTCAGGCCTGTTCAATATTGTATAcatcacagaaaaatataattgtcAGTATCCGGAAACCATTCTATCTTTAATCAAGTGTATGATTCATAATTTTTGGACACCAAAGATGTCTAATGAAATAACCATAATCATCAATCCATATGGAGAGACCATGTGCTTCTCTGTGACGCCTGTCAGGAagatatttatgtatacaattaGTGTGAATCGAAATC TTGTAGATTTCCAACTCTGCTTTGTGTTTGTGGCAggcattttcctcttcttttatgcAAAGACCTTGAGTCA AAGTCCTATTTTCTATTACTCTTCTGGGACCGTGCTAGGTGTTCTAATGACATTAGTCTTTGTCCTGCTGCTGGTGAAAAGGTTAATTCCCAAG TATAGCACCTTTTGGGCTCTAATGGTTGGTTGTTCGTTTGCTTCAGTTTATTTTGTGTGCCGATTCACGGAGGATCTCAAGTGGCTATGGGatgaaaacagaatatatatattag GCTATGTCCTAATTGTAGGATTTCTCAGCTTTGCTGTTTGTTACAAACACGGGCCCCTTGTTGACGAAAGGAATGTGAATCTTCTGATGTGGACGCTGCGGCTCCTGGCGCTGCTTCTGATCTACTGTGGTGTCACTGTGCCCCAGTGCGCCTATGCGGTTATGATCCTCATCCTGTCCTCCAGGAGTCTCTGCTACCCATTGAAAGCATTCAGTTATATGAGGTG GAGGCTCCGGACGTGGCCGAGGGCGGAgcggcgggcggccgggcgcCTCAGCGAGGAGGAGTACGGGGAGCAGGCGGCCGCCGAGACGCGCCGCGCCCTGGAGGAGCTGCGCAGCGCCTGCCGCCAGCCCGGCTTCCCCGCCTGGCTGCTGGTCTCGCGGCTCCGGGCCCCCGGCAG ATTCGCAGAGTTTGTTCTGGGCGGAAGCCACTTGTCGCCCGAAGAAGTCAGCCTGCACGAAGAGCAATATGGCTTCGGGGGCACGTTCTTGGAGGAGCAGCTGTTTAACCCGACGACCGCGTGA
- the NEMP2 gene encoding nuclear envelope integral membrane protein 2 isoform X2 produces the protein MDFIKTSDSDCYCYNRNSQMEWKYMWSTVRVKITSSGLFNIVYITEKYNCQYPETILSLIKCMIHNFWTPKMSNEITIIINPYGETMCFSVTPVRKIFMYTISVNRNLVDFQLCFVFVAGIFLFFYAKTLSQSPIFYYSSGTVLGVLMTLVFVLLLVKRLIPKYSTFWALMVGCSFASVYFVCRFTEDLKWLWDENRIYILGYVLIVGFLSFAVCYKHGPLVDERNVNLLMWTLRLLALLLIYCGVTVPQCAYAVMILILSSRSLCYPLKAFSYMRWRLRTWPRAERRAAGRLSEEEYGEQAAAETRRALEELRSACRQPGFPAWLLVSRLRAPGRFAEFVLGGSHLSPEEVSLHEEQYGFGGTFLEEQLFNPTTA, from the exons ATGGATTTTATTAAGACTTCCGACTCAGACTGTTACTGCTACAATCGAAATTCCCAAATGGAGTGGAAATACATGTGGTCGACTGTGCGG GTGAAAATTACCAGTTCAGGCCTGTTCAATATTGTATAcatcacagaaaaatataattgtcAGTATCCGGAAACCATTCTATCTTTAATCAAGTGTATGATTCATAATTTTTGGACACCAAAGATGTCTAATGAAATAACCATAATCATCAATCCATATGGAGAGACCATGTGCTTCTCTGTGACGCCTGTCAGGAagatatttatgtatacaattaGTGTGAATCGAAATC TTGTAGATTTCCAACTCTGCTTTGTGTTTGTGGCAggcattttcctcttcttttatgcAAAGACCTTGAGTCA AAGTCCTATTTTCTATTACTCTTCTGGGACCGTGCTAGGTGTTCTAATGACATTAGTCTTTGTCCTGCTGCTGGTGAAAAGGTTAATTCCCAAG TATAGCACCTTTTGGGCTCTAATGGTTGGTTGTTCGTTTGCTTCAGTTTATTTTGTGTGCCGATTCACGGAGGATCTCAAGTGGCTATGGGatgaaaacagaatatatatattag GCTATGTCCTAATTGTAGGATTTCTCAGCTTTGCTGTTTGTTACAAACACGGGCCCCTTGTTGACGAAAGGAATGTGAATCTTCTGATGTGGACGCTGCGGCTCCTGGCGCTGCTTCTGATCTACTGTGGTGTCACTGTGCCCCAGTGCGCCTATGCGGTTATGATCCTCATCCTGTCCTCCAGGAGTCTCTGCTACCCATTGAAAGCATTCAGTTATATGAGGTG GAGGCTCCGGACGTGGCCGAGGGCGGAgcggcgggcggccgggcgcCTCAGCGAGGAGGAGTACGGGGAGCAGGCGGCCGCCGAGACGCGCCGCGCCCTGGAGGAGCTGCGCAGCGCCTGCCGCCAGCCCGGCTTCCCCGCCTGGCTGCTGGTCTCGCGGCTCCGGGCCCCCGGCAG ATTCGCAGAGTTTGTTCTGGGCGGAAGCCACTTGTCGCCCGAAGAAGTCAGCCTGCACGAAGAGCAATATGGCTTCGGGGGCACGTTCTTGGAGGAGCAGCTGTTTAACCCGACGACCGCGTGA